The Fusarium poae strain DAOMC 252244 chromosome 2, whole genome shotgun sequence nucleotide sequence GGATTTGACGTTTGCTTTGCGGCTTTAACTACCCTGGAGATAGCCAGCCCCAATGAGGCTATGATAAAAGAATTTAAGCCCAACACGAAGTGTCGATTCCGTATAGATGCCACTCTTGTTTTGTGATCCGTGAATGTCGATGCGCCCTTTAATTTTGGGGTCTATTGTACCTCACTCTTGTCGTGTAATCGGCTGTTGGAATTCCTTTTCTATTTCCTTGGTTGTCGGCTGAGAGTGACCTGGCATCCTACTATCATCAATTGGTTAAAGTACCTAGCTCAAACCGAATCAGGATATCAGTTTGGCCGAGTACTACTGACTATTGCATAGAGTTCAACTCGAGACGACAGAGACGGTACAGTATAGTGCTTACCATAGATACCTAGGCAGCTATGCAGGGGTGGTCAGTTGACCTTGTGATGTGCAAGGTCGAACACACATGGCAGGCCGAGATGCAGTCTCGTAAAAAATTGGACGTAGGCGAATTCCTTTCCAGATGTTTTTTCTTACTTCATGTCTAGTAGGAAGATGGTGATTGTTTCGCTGAGAGATGAAAGAAACATGAATGTTTATTCATCTTGAAAAGCCGTGGTTCCCCAATTGATATATTGACTCTGAACCCAATGCATAGTCTAAATGATCAAGTGGACTCTTGTTCTTCGCCCTTCCATAATTCTCTCCACACCCTTTCAGTCTGTAGTTGAATCAAGTAGAGCGAGCATTCTAGAGGGCGGGGAAATGCCATGTCGTCGAGTACCGAGTCGGAATTATGTACGGGGTTGGAAATGCATGACTAATGAGAACTACACCCACCACAACGCCTGTCAGATCCTCATCGGCTATGCCATGCTGATGGCTGCGTCTCTAGAAGCTACGATTCGACCATGCAAGTCTCATGCGCGCTATTCCTGCGATGTGCACCTGAGCATAGTCTAATGCGTGGGGAGCACTGCATACTATCCGTATATGCCAACTAAGTTATCGAATGAGGCTCAGCGATCCAATCTTCTTGGAGTACAACGACAAGACCACACGCACACAACATCCATGAACAATGAATGATAAATGGTGTACACAGTCGCCTTTTGTAGCACTTGACCCGCTACCTGAACAAACTAGCTAGATTCATCAGCTATGGAGAGCCATCTCTTTGCTTCACTGGTACAGCATCGCGGCCATCGGGATTGCATCAGCGAAGCTAACGATTACCACGTAGCAGAAGAGGTCCCTTTGAGCTAAGGTTCACTTACCCGTTGCCCCACGATGTTGACTGGGACTGGCTCGGGCACTTATAAATGGAAGGCGGACCCATCGAGGTCTTCTCCGGTTCCGCATTTCTTTTAATTGGCTTCCTCTCATCTCGTTGTTTTGGACGAAGGATTCTGGCCATTCTTTGTTCGATCCATCTCACGTTTCCCCTCTCCCTTTCGGCATTTCGGTTCATATTCGCTTAGATACGGCAGATATTACTGTCATGACAAAGACTGCTCGCAAGAGTCGATGATACATACACGAACTAGACCTCATTGCGACAAAAGGATAGAGTTTGGGTACTGGATCGATACTGGTTCCACATAACTAACTAAGTACCTATCTTCAATTGCGGGCCGGAGCCATTTACAACACGAGAATATCTGCTATTTGAACATTGTTCAATGTTCGTCAGCAGAACTACTGTCAGAGCTCTTTTGAGCCGTCGAACTCAGAGATTAGATGTGCGACGAGGTCTCAGAGTCTCTTCTCATGTTCATGTCCCAGAGATACACAAGGTTGCCCAGAGAGGATCCAGTAAAGCGTCGGGATGGTCCCAACCAAAGGTCATCGCAGTCGCCCTTGGAGCAGGGGTTCTTGGATGGGGGCTTGCTAACTTGAACAGCGTTGAGGACTCCATCTGGAACCAGTCATCTGCCACCCATTACGCCAGCGTATCTGAGATGGAGAAGGTAAATTGccctttaaagtattattgcGGCCACAGACTGACGGCGGGAATAGGCTATCCGACGAATTGAGGAAGAGATCGGAGTAGAAGGACTCATCTCGACAGACCCAGAGGATTTGCATGCCCATGGATACTCTGAGTGGTCTACAGTCAACCCTGACACCTTACCTGTAGCTGTGGCATACCCTAGGACCACGGAACAAGTGTCTGTAATAGCCCGTATTTGCCATGAACACCGCGTCCCCATCATTCCTTACTCTGGAGGCTCAAGCTTGGAAGGAAACTTCTCAGCGCCCTATGGAGGAGTCAGCGTGGATTTTGCATACATGGATAAGATCATCCAGTTCAACAAGGATGACATGGACGTTGTCGTGCAGCCCAGTATTGGCTGGCAGGACCTTAACGCCAAACTCTTACAGATGGATAGTGGGCTATTCTTCCCAGTGGACCCTGGTATGTTGCTAGTTCTTAGAAATCTCCGAGAATTTGATAACTGACAAAGGAGCCAAGGTCCGTCGGCGAAGATAGGAGGCATGATCGGAACGAACTGCTCTGGCACCAACGCTGTCAGATATGGGACGATGAAGGATTGGGTCATTAACTTGACAGTTGTACTCTCCGATGGGCGTATTATCAAAACAAGGAGAAGACCTCGTAAGTCGTCTGCTGGCTACAACCTGAATGGCCTATTTGTTGGCTCCGAAGGCACCCTCGGAATTGTTACAGAAGGTATGATACGACAAAAAACCCCACATAGGAACGAAGTTTGGCCATAACTAACAATCATAGCCACGTTGAAGCTAGCAGCCATCCCAGAGCAGTATTCGGTTGCTGTTGTCACATTTCCGACCATTAGGGATGCTGCTAGTGCTGCAGCCGGTGTTATGCAGGCTTCGGTTCC carries:
- a CDS encoding hypothetical protein (CAZy:AA4~CAZy:AA7) produces the protein MFVSRTTVRALLSRRTQRLDVRRGLRVSSHVHVPEIHKVAQRGSSKASGWSQPKVIAVALGAGVLGWGLANLNSVEDSIWNQSSATHYASVSEMEKAIRRIEEEIGVEGLISTDPEDLHAHGYSEWSTVNPDTLPVAVAYPRTTEQVSVIARICHEHRVPIIPYSGGSSLEGNFSAPYGGVSVDFAYMDKIIQFNKDDMDVVVQPSIGWQDLNAKLLQMDSGLFFPVDPGPSAKIGGMIGTNCSGTNAVRYGTMKDWVINLTVVLSDGRIIKTRRRPRKSSAGYNLNGLFVGSEGTLGIVTEATLKLAAIPEQYSVAVVTFPTIRDAASAAAGVMQASVPVAAMEIMDEVQMRVINLGGATKPRVWKESPTLFFKFSGTKEGVKDNISRVKKIAAANKGGNFEFARDAAEQQLLWSARKESLWSMLSLRKDGDDVWSTDVAVPFSRLADIIEVSKKEMDELGLFASILGHVGDGNFHESIMYNKNVPGERQKVEACVKNMVKRALDMDGTCTGEHAIGWGKKESLLWEVGPETLAVMSSVKKAFDPKWILNPGKIVDVPWENNVYPGANTAVTPNRVVKDLV